The DNA region CTATCGGTCGAGACGTCCGAGTCTGCAGACAATTCCGAGAACGAGCCCACCGACGGCTCGAACAAACACGCTACTGCCAGCGTCGCGGACCGCCTGTTCGAGACGCTCGAGACCACGACCCGACGAGCCACGATTGGCGACCGGCCCGTGCTCGTCACGGACACGGTTGGCTACGTCGACGAGTTGCCCCACGACCTCGTCGCGTCGTTCAGCGCGACCCTCTCGGAGGCGGCCGCGGCCGACGTCGTCGTCCTGATGGTCGACGCGAGCGACGACCTCGATACCGTCGAGGAACGGCTGCGGGTGTCTCTCGACGTACTCGCCGAACAGGACGTCGACCCCGATCGGGTCGTCACCGCGCTGAACAAGATCGACCGCCTCGAGCCCGGCGAACGGGAGGCTCGCGTCGCCCTCGCCAACGAAGTAGGCCTGGACCCGATTCCGGTCAGCGTTCGTGAAGGGACGAACCTCGAGGCGCTTCGAGAACGCATCGAAGACCACATACCGACGGAACGTCTCCGCCTCGAGATGCCCGCCGGGGACGAGGCGATGGCGCTGGTCTCGCGAGCCTACGATCGGACGGCCGTCAAGGACGTGACGTACCGCGACGAAACGGTCGTCCTGGAATGTACGGGCCGTCCGGCGGTCCTCGAGCGGCTTCGGGGGGCCGCCGAGCGAGCGTAGCTACTCTCGGGGTTCCTTCCGGTCGCGCTCGTAAGGCACCCGATCGAGCGTCTCGCGAAGCCGCGGGCGAATGTCGAACAGGTATCGCTCCGTGCTCCCGTCGGGCCCCGACTGGGTGTAGACCACCTTCTCGATGGAGACGCCCTCGGGGACGGTCTGGGTGACGACGACCGCGTCGAGCGCCAGGTTCGGCGGGATCTCGGCGTCGGTACCGCACCAGCGCGAGGGGAGGTTCGCGGCGTGTGGGCGAAGGACGTTCGACCCCTGGTAGAGGAACCCGTCGTCGCCGACGAAACTGGTGTTCGAACGTCCACGCCACGCGAGGGGACGGTCACTGCTGTTCTGGGCAGTGAAAAACGCGGCTGTCACCCTCGTTCCGAACTCGAGGGGTATTCGAGGAGCGCCCCGAGGCCGACGTCGTCGACGAGGCCGACGAGCGACAGCGTCAGGAACGAACCGTCGACGGTCGGGCCGACCGGTGGCGTGACGTCTCGGGTCGTAGTATCGTAGAACTCGGCGTGCACGCCGTCCGGTGTGGCGTCCTGCTCGCCCGTGATCGTCTCGTAGGCGCGCTTGATTCGCAGAAACCGCGCGCGAGAGCCACCCTGGTCGGGATGGTGCCGCTTGAGGAGGGCCCGATAGGCACGTCGGACCTCCTCGGTGTCGGCCTCTGGCGACACACCGAGGACCTCGTAGTGGCTCTCCATATACCACACTGAAAGTCACTCGGTAAAAAGAGTGTTCCGTCCGCCGGATTGGTAGGACGGTCTCGTGAGAGTTCAGTCCGCGATGGACTCGAGGGTGATCTCACCCGTGCTGTCGACGGCGACTTGACGACCACAGTACTGAAACTGCACGGTGACCTCGTTTTGCTGCCGGGTTGGTGACGTCGACTCGAGCAACTGATCGAGCGCCTGCGGATCGATCGCCTCGTGAAGCGGCGGGTAGGCCGGTGGAGCGAGTTCCTCGACGGGGACGTTCTCCGCACGAGCCACCGCCTCGACGACGGCGAGGCTTGGCGCTGTCTGAAACGACGAAACCATGCTGTCTTCCCCCGACCCCATACCTATAACCACGTTCCCGAGTCCCTGTATTAAGCCTGTCCTTCCTCACCGAGTCGCGCCTCCCGGCGACGTCGGTCGACCGTGGTCCAGCCAATCCCGGCGAGAACGACGAGTCCACCGAGAATCGTCGCAACGTCGGGAATCTCTCCGAGCAGGGCGAGCGCTAGCACCGTCGAGCCGACCGGCTCGCCGAGCCAGGCGACGCTCACGACGACCGACTCGAGGTACTTCAGCGCCCAGTTCGAGACGGTGTGGCCCAGGATGCCGGGTCCGACGGCCATCGCCAGAAAGAGCACCCACTCTCGAGGCGGGTAGGCGACGTAGTCGTGGCCCTGGACGCCGACGAGGACGAAGAGCGTGATCGCGCAGGCGGCGTAGACGACGGTGACGTAGGGAAACAGCGAGACGCGCTGGCGGATCGACCGTCCCGCGAGGACGTAGCCGGCGACCGTCACCGCGCCGAGGAGGGCGAGCGCGTTCCCGTAGAGCGTCGCGTCCGCGACCGGGGCCTGCCCGGCGTCACCGAACGACATGACGGCCGCGCCGGCGATGGCGACAACGATGCCGGCGACCGTCGTTCTCGTCACCCGTTCGTGCAGGACGAGCGCGGCACCCGCGGCGACGAACAGCGGCTGGGTCTGGACGAGCGTGACGCTCGCGGCCACGCTCGTGTACGACAGGCTCTCGAACCACGACGCGAAGTGGGCCGCGAGGGCGACCCCCGCGACGGTCGCACCGAGGAGGTCGCGTCTCGAGAGCCGACCGAACTCCTCGTGGTGGAATCCCAGCGCGACCGGGGCGACGATAGCCGTCGTGAAC from Natronosalvus rutilus includes:
- the hflX gene encoding GTPase HflX is translated as MSRPSANTSTNRPPKSAVVVAREPTTPVETAEIESLARSAGYGVVDAVTQPGHPDSGTYLGAGRLDDVAETVASSAASTVVVGDRLTPGQHHAIESTLPDETSVLDRYRLVLDIFEAGASSRRASLQVELAQLRYDLPRLVAASDEGMLNRVTESGTPVYDVRDRISRLERRLAELPDPAEQFRERRREEGFDLVTIAGYTNAGKSTLLHRLADELSVETSESADNSENEPTDGSNKHATASVADRLFETLETTTRRATIGDRPVLVTDTVGYVDELPHDLVASFSATLSEAAAADVVVLMVDASDDLDTVEERLRVSLDVLAEQDVDPDRVVTALNKIDRLEPGEREARVALANEVGLDPIPVSVREGTNLEALRERIEDHIPTERLRLEMPAGDEAMALVSRAYDRTAVKDVTYRDETVVLECTGRPAVLERLRGAAERA
- a CDS encoding J domain-containing protein — encoded protein: MESHYEVLGVSPEADTEEVRRAYRALLKRHHPDQGGSRARFLRIKRAYETITGEQDATPDGVHAEFYDTTTRDVTPPVGPTVDGSFLTLSLVGLVDDVGLGALLEYPSSSERG
- a CDS encoding HalOD1 output domain-containing protein, whose product is MGSGEDSMVSSFQTAPSLAVVEAVARAENVPVEELAPPAYPPLHEAIDPQALDQLLESTSPTRQQNEVTVQFQYCGRQVAVDSTGEITLESIAD
- a CDS encoding DMT family transporter, which produces MIPDVRAGGDLEVAPVAALAFAVLAASTSAILIRWSAAPSSVAAFYRVLFTTAIVAPVALGFHHEEFGRLSRRDLLGATVAGVALAAHFASWFESLSYTSVAASVTLVQTQPLFVAAGAALVLHERVTRTTVAGIVVAIAGAAVMSFGDAGQAPVADATLYGNALALLGAVTVAGYVLAGRSIRQRVSLFPYVTVVYAACAITLFVLVGVQGHDYVAYPPREWVLFLAMAVGPGILGHTVSNWALKYLESVVVSVAWLGEPVGSTVLALALLGEIPDVATILGGLVVLAGIGWTTVDRRRREARLGEEGQA